A portion of the Andreesenia angusta genome contains these proteins:
- a CDS encoding extracellular solute-binding protein, producing the protein MKKHRYFIGVALIIATVLLMVTGCSSTDKEADLLDPDKPITVTVWHYYNGYIKEKFDTAVAEFNETVGMEKGIVIDAKSQADAEQLDIEVLNAANGSMGASLMPDIFAAYPESAFQVKNVKELVSLDEYFSEEELSEYREEFLEEGKIASDGKVYIMPVAKSTENLYVNKTLWDEFAEKNGFQPSDLQTWEGLVEVAEAYYKETGEGFFGINENVNYMIQSSVQLGGEMFDYSEDGTAEFALSKEIAKKIWQNYYVPYIKGHFVKTGRFSSDDVRTGTSIAYTGSTGGASYFPEEVTLDQGDVVPIEPMILPYPYFEDGKKYAVQRGAGMCIVKSDRAHEYASAEFLRWFTDTERNVNFAISTGYFPVKNEALKEEVLIEALESAEIASPAVKASIITTKEMLKDYSFYNSKPFEKSYEAKTILESHLIDRVRRDLELIKEREAEGQLREQIIESLSSDESFETWYSSLREQINKTIKK; encoded by the coding sequence ATGAAGAAGCATAGATATTTTATAGGGGTAGCGCTGATTATAGCCACTGTACTGCTTATGGTCACGGGATGCTCTAGCACCGACAAAGAGGCTGATCTGCTAGACCCCGACAAGCCTATAACAGTAACTGTATGGCATTATTACAACGGGTATATAAAAGAGAAGTTTGATACAGCAGTTGCGGAGTTTAACGAGACTGTGGGAATGGAAAAGGGAATAGTTATAGATGCCAAGAGTCAAGCAGATGCAGAGCAGTTGGATATAGAGGTGCTCAATGCAGCAAATGGGTCTATGGGAGCATCTTTGATGCCGGACATATTTGCGGCATATCCAGAGAGCGCTTTTCAAGTCAAGAACGTAAAAGAGCTTGTAAGCCTTGACGAATATTTTAGCGAGGAAGAATTGTCAGAGTACAGAGAAGAGTTTTTAGAGGAGGGGAAGATTGCATCAGACGGCAAGGTCTATATAATGCCTGTCGCAAAGTCGACTGAAAACCTCTACGTAAACAAGACGTTGTGGGATGAATTTGCTGAAAAAAATGGATTTCAGCCGTCGGATCTGCAAACCTGGGAAGGCCTAGTTGAAGTAGCCGAAGCATACTACAAAGAAACTGGAGAAGGTTTTTTTGGAATAAATGAAAATGTGAACTATATGATTCAGTCGTCAGTCCAGCTTGGAGGAGAGATGTTCGACTACAGTGAAGACGGAACAGCAGAGTTTGCACTGTCCAAGGAGATAGCTAAAAAGATATGGCAAAACTACTATGTCCCATATATAAAGGGGCATTTCGTAAAGACTGGACGCTTTAGCTCAGACGATGTCAGGACGGGAACGTCGATAGCTTATACAGGCTCTACAGGAGGAGCATCTTATTTCCCAGAAGAGGTGACTCTTGATCAGGGGGATGTAGTGCCTATAGAACCTATGATACTTCCTTATCCTTATTTTGAAGATGGAAAAAAGTATGCAGTCCAAAGAGGTGCAGGAATGTGCATAGTTAAAAGCGACAGGGCTCATGAATATGCATCAGCAGAGTTTTTAAGGTGGTTTACGGATACAGAAAGAAATGTAAACTTTGCGATATCAACAGGGTATTTTCCTGTAAAAAATGAAGCGTTGAAAGAAGAGGTGTTGATAGAGGCACTGGAATCAGCAGAAATAGCTAGTCCGGCGGTAAAAGCTTCGATTATAACTACAAAAGAAATGTTAAAAGACTACAGCTTCTACAACTCCAAGCCGTTTGAAAAAAGCTATGAGGCCAAGACCATACTGGAATCTCACCTCATAGACAGGGTTAGGCGTGACTTGGAGTTGATTAAGGAGAGGGAAGCCGAAGGACAGCTGAGAGAGCAGATTATAGAGAGCTTGTCTAGTGACGAGAGCTTTGAAACGTGGTATAGTTCCTTAAGAGAACAGATAAACAAGACAATAAAAAAGTAA
- a CDS encoding carbohydrate-binding domain-containing protein: MKRKFVKAVSLMALSISLASCAQNGESKETESSNAADVSSTDIDLSEGQPTDIVDGGSYTVSGDLSDGQLKVDTDEEVFIELDGVDITNSEGPAIQVDSAAKVTISAKAGTENKLSDGGSSQLNATVFSNDSLVFEGDGKLDIEGVSGNGIESDDDVTVNSSNISISALNNGIKANSTLTVNGGSIDVSKSEEGLESKASIEINGGSLNVSASDDGINAAEDITINGGEVYSAATNGDGIDSNGTININGGTVVATGAGMPEAGIDSDQNEFNINGGTVLAAGGDNSVPSEATSVQNSVILGGIKKSELLRLSSEDGKEILTFNSDKEYSSVLISTPSLEKGSTYNLFSTAEVAGGESFHELSIGGEIEGEVMAESFTLENTVTNVGDVQRKMGPGGERPMPGEFPGGEMPDGKVMENR; this comes from the coding sequence TTGAAAAGAAAATTTGTAAAAGCTGTGTCGCTTATGGCGCTTTCCATTTCACTGGCGTCATGCGCTCAAAACGGAGAATCCAAAGAGACTGAAAGCTCAAATGCAGCAGATGTAAGCTCTACAGATATAGATCTATCGGAGGGTCAGCCAACGGACATAGTAGATGGAGGCAGCTATACTGTAAGTGGGGATTTAAGCGACGGACAGCTTAAAGTGGACACAGATGAAGAGGTGTTTATAGAGCTAGATGGGGTGGATATAACAAACAGCGAAGGTCCTGCGATACAGGTGGACAGCGCAGCGAAGGTCACCATAAGCGCAAAAGCGGGAACCGAGAACAAGCTGTCAGATGGAGGAAGCAGTCAGCTGAATGCGACAGTTTTTTCAAACGACAGCTTGGTGTTTGAGGGCGATGGAAAGCTTGACATAGAAGGTGTCAGCGGAAATGGAATAGAAAGCGACGACGACGTAACGGTGAACAGCTCCAATATCAGCATTTCGGCTCTGAACAACGGAATAAAGGCGAACAGCACTCTCACTGTAAACGGAGGAAGCATAGACGTCTCAAAATCCGAGGAGGGGCTTGAGAGCAAAGCCTCTATAGAGATAAACGGAGGGAGCCTTAATGTATCAGCAAGCGATGACGGGATAAACGCCGCAGAAGACATAACTATAAACGGAGGAGAGGTATACTCTGCTGCCACCAACGGAGACGGCATAGACTCAAACGGGACTATAAACATAAACGGCGGGACAGTGGTGGCTACAGGGGCGGGTATGCCTGAGGCCGGAATAGATTCGGACCAGAATGAATTCAACATAAACGGCGGAACTGTGCTTGCTGCTGGAGGGGACAACAGTGTCCCAAGCGAGGCGACATCCGTGCAGAACTCCGTAATACTAGGGGGAATCAAGAAAAGCGAATTGCTTAGGCTTTCCTCCGAAGATGGCAAGGAAATACTCACTTTCAACAGTGACAAGGAGTACAGCAGCGTGCTGATAAGTACACCTAGCCTGGAGAAAGGATCGACTTACAATTTGTTCAGCACAGCTGAAGTTGCAGGTGGAGAGAGCTTCCACGAACTAAGCATAGGCGGAGAGATTGAGGGCGAAGTGATGGCGGAAAGCTTCACCTTGGAGAACACGGTTACAAATGTAGGGGATGTTCAACGGAAAATGGGTCCTGGAGGAGAGAGGCCTATGCCGGGAGAATTCCCAGGTGGCGAGATGCCGGACGGCAAGGTCATGGAAAACAGATAG
- a CDS encoding lysoplasmalogenase family protein, which yields MSNSQRILLSIYIPFTILILLFDRAFPNSEIVQYTRYVLMVSLALSTAVVKKRKPEQKIMSLSFLFLVIADFFLVFSTTIDSLNMDLSMFGILGFMLAYVCLILAYQRNFKLGKEELLAAVPVVGIFSAVYLDLFPHLEGIMAPMALVFGSMLSYMTWTAICTVFRGYFSQKTSYLIAISGILMYICDIGVAYSLFHPYYSSVYVTWLKNIVWAAYIPGWTLLALVINEDSK from the coding sequence TTGAGCAATAGCCAAAGAATACTCTTATCGATCTATATACCTTTTACAATTTTGATACTTTTGTTTGACAGAGCTTTCCCAAATTCGGAAATTGTACAGTACACCAGGTATGTACTTATGGTTTCTCTAGCTCTTTCTACTGCTGTAGTCAAGAAAAGAAAGCCTGAACAGAAAATCATGTCTCTCTCATTTCTTTTTCTAGTCATAGCCGATTTTTTCCTAGTCTTCTCCACCACTATAGACAGCCTAAATATGGACTTGTCTATGTTCGGAATACTTGGCTTTATGCTGGCATATGTCTGCCTGATCTTGGCATACCAGCGAAATTTCAAGCTTGGAAAAGAAGAGCTTTTGGCGGCCGTGCCTGTGGTGGGGATATTCTCTGCCGTATACCTAGATCTTTTTCCGCATCTTGAAGGTATCATGGCGCCCATGGCACTTGTGTTTGGATCTATGCTTAGCTACATGACTTGGACAGCCATATGTACAGTCTTTCGGGGCTATTTTTCCCAAAAGACATCCTATCTTATAGCTATTTCTGGGATTCTTATGTATATATGTGATATAGGTGTGGCCTACTCCCTTTTCCATCCATACTACTCTTCTGTCTATGTGACATGGCTTAAAAATATAGTCTGGGCAGCCTATATTCCAGGCTGGACTCTGCTGGCTTTGGTTATAAACGAAGATTCAAAGTAA
- a CDS encoding PAS domain S-box protein, with protein sequence MDELSYRKIIDDMPIGYARHRIILDEENRPIDYQYIEVNRSFEEQTGLKREDIIGKKITEILPDIINSDFNWIEFYGEVALSGRAKEVEQYSKPLGRHYRVKTESPRHGEFITYITDITNEKKEVEEKLRLLMASSDIVIELDENYIYTDVLVEDERSLFATKGNIIGKRVDELLGDELGESVLNTLEKAKSSGKKESLVYKSIVEGDDRWFYAEIKGISYDKALKFVISVHDITEEKNLREDLLKSQAELEGFFEVNLDLLCIADLEGRFIKVNREWEEILGYSREEIEGSLFFDYIHPEDLEGTLKATEKLSYGSSIKGFVNRYRSKDGLYRYIEWRSNFENGYIYAAARDITDRINLETRLEAEKEFLRRMLLSIGDGVLSIGSDNRVRVINKVAKRLLGCEGSGAEGKLLGDVLELYSLEESDRIVDLNLCSPEEFGELREGLLKSKNGREYVVEYRLNNMPKTDKCAEGTIIVFRDISAQKEKQEKVEYLSYHDQLTGLYNRRFFEEELKRLDHSRNLPLSLIMIDVNGLKLTNDAFGHKAGDQLLKRISETLKRACRADDIISRVGGDEFAVILPNTYEREAKSFVGRIYMEAKKEDINHIVVSLSAGCGTKTNINENVEKALKRAEDGMYKRKLSESPAMRKKTLGKVIAKFFETDITGRKHSKDVSEIMGKFGEAMGFDAEKVEQLRMIGKVHDIGLIVLDSSTLNKSDSLSEREIEEIRRHPEVGYQILRSVTHLAPIAEYVLSHHERIDGNGYPNRLKGEKIPLESRMLTIVDAYSAMTNERVYKHKLNRQEAIDELERNMGTQFDSELTRVFIDKVLKKQRAK encoded by the coding sequence ATGGACGAACTGAGCTACAGAAAGATTATAGATGATATGCCAATAGGATATGCTCGCCATAGAATTATACTTGATGAAGAAAACAGGCCGATAGACTATCAGTATATTGAAGTAAACAGGTCATTTGAAGAGCAGACTGGACTAAAAAGGGAAGATATAATCGGGAAGAAGATAACCGAGATTCTGCCGGATATAATAAACTCCGATTTCAACTGGATAGAGTTCTATGGTGAAGTTGCCCTGTCGGGAAGGGCAAAAGAGGTGGAACAATATTCTAAGCCGCTTGGAAGGCACTATAGGGTGAAGACGGAATCGCCTAGGCATGGAGAGTTTATAACCTATATAACTGATATAACCAATGAGAAAAAAGAGGTAGAAGAAAAGCTAAGACTCCTTATGGCGTCAAGCGACATAGTCATCGAACTAGATGAAAACTATATATACACTGACGTATTGGTAGAAGACGAGAGGAGTTTATTTGCTACAAAGGGAAACATAATAGGCAAAAGGGTGGACGAACTTCTCGGGGATGAACTAGGCGAAAGTGTTTTAAATACACTGGAAAAAGCGAAATCAAGTGGAAAGAAGGAATCGCTTGTATATAAGTCGATAGTGGAAGGCGATGATAGATGGTTTTATGCGGAAATAAAGGGCATATCATATGACAAAGCCTTAAAATTTGTCATAAGCGTACACGACATAACCGAGGAAAAGAATCTGAGAGAAGATCTTTTGAAGTCTCAAGCTGAACTAGAGGGTTTTTTTGAAGTCAACTTAGATCTGCTCTGTATAGCGGACTTGGAAGGTCGATTTATAAAAGTCAACAGAGAGTGGGAGGAAATACTTGGATACTCAAGAGAGGAGATTGAGGGCAGTCTGTTCTTTGACTATATCCACCCAGAAGACCTAGAGGGGACTTTGAAAGCCACTGAAAAACTAAGCTACGGCAGCAGCATAAAGGGATTTGTGAACAGATACCGTTCGAAAGATGGATTGTATAGGTATATAGAGTGGCGGTCCAACTTTGAAAACGGATATATATATGCAGCGGCGAGGGATATAACCGATAGAATAAATCTAGAGACCAGGCTCGAAGCTGAGAAAGAGTTTTTGAGGAGAATGTTGCTTTCGATAGGAGATGGTGTGCTATCGATAGGGAGCGACAACAGGGTGAGGGTGATAAACAAGGTAGCAAAGCGCTTGCTTGGATGCGAAGGTTCAGGTGCAGAAGGCAAGCTGCTTGGCGATGTACTCGAGCTTTACAGCCTAGAGGAGAGTGACAGAATAGTAGACTTGAACTTATGTAGCCCCGAGGAGTTTGGAGAGCTGAGGGAAGGCTTACTGAAGTCGAAAAATGGCCGGGAATATGTGGTTGAATACAGGCTAAACAATATGCCCAAGACAGATAAGTGTGCAGAGGGGACTATCATAGTTTTCAGAGACATCTCCGCCCAAAAGGAGAAGCAAGAAAAGGTGGAGTACCTTAGCTACCACGATCAATTGACAGGACTCTACAATCGCCGCTTTTTTGAAGAAGAGCTAAAGCGACTAGATCACTCCAGGAATCTGCCTCTTAGCCTGATAATGATAGACGTAAATGGACTTAAGCTTACAAACGATGCCTTTGGACATAAAGCGGGAGACCAGCTTTTAAAAAGGATATCAGAGACTCTAAAGCGAGCCTGCAGAGCTGACGACATAATCTCTAGAGTTGGGGGAGACGAGTTTGCGGTGATACTCCCTAACACATATGAAAGGGAGGCTAAATCTTTTGTAGGAAGAATCTACATGGAAGCTAAAAAAGAGGACATAAACCATATAGTCGTGTCGCTTTCGGCCGGATGTGGAACTAAAACAAACATAAACGAGAATGTGGAAAAGGCACTTAAGCGGGCGGAAGACGGGATGTACAAGAGAAAGCTAAGTGAAAGTCCAGCTATGAGAAAAAAGACTTTAGGAAAAGTCATAGCCAAGTTTTTTGAGACCGATATAACTGGAAGGAAGCACTCAAAAGATGTGAGTGAGATCATGGGGAAGTTCGGAGAAGCTATGGGCTTTGACGCTGAAAAAGTGGAGCAGTTAAGGATGATAGGAAAAGTCCACGACATAGGGTTAATAGTCCTAGACTCCAGCACTTTGAATAAAAGCGACAGTTTAAGTGAAAGAGAAATAGAGGAAATCAGAAGACACCCAGAAGTGGGTTACCAGATACTGAGGTCTGTGACGCACCTAGCTCCTATAGCCGAATACGTTCTAAGTCATCACGAAAGAATAGATGGAAATGGTTACCCTAACAGACTGAAGGGAGAAAAAATACCGCTGGAGTCCAGAATGTTGACAATAGTGGATGCCTATAGCGCTATGACTAACGAGAGAGTTTACAAGCATAAGCTGAACAGACAAGAAGCCATAGACGAGCTAGAGAGGAATATGGGGACACAATTTGACTCTGAGCTGACAAGGGTATTTATAGACAAAGTGTTGAAAAAGCAGAGAGCAAAGTAG
- a CDS encoding winged helix-turn-helix transcriptional regulator, with the protein MPEDRSNKVSCSNYRCEIEITLEVLSGKWKALILWNLSNHEPIRFNEFKKLIPEITQKMLTQQLRDLTKNGLVEKTIYPQVPPMVEYSLTPMGKELVPILEAMDNWGKKFVDKFKYRRGLPK; encoded by the coding sequence ATGCCAGAGGATAGATCAAACAAGGTCAGTTGCAGCAACTACAGATGCGAGATTGAGATCACGCTAGAAGTTCTAAGCGGGAAGTGGAAAGCCCTGATACTTTGGAATCTCAGCAATCATGAGCCGATTAGATTCAATGAGTTCAAGAAGCTGATACCGGAGATAACCCAGAAGATGCTCACTCAGCAGCTGAGGGACTTGACGAAGAACGGGCTTGTTGAAAAAACTATTTACCCTCAAGTTCCACCCATGGTCGAGTATTCGCTTACTCCAATGGGAAAAGAGCTAGTTCCAATACTGGAGGCTATGGACAACTGGGGTAAAAAGTTCGTGGACAAGTTCAAATATCGACGTGGACTTCCCAAATAG
- a CDS encoding diguanylate cyclase domain-containing protein: MKKIFRHKNSLLFKLTTFGAGIVVMQSTLLMAVLILGGVLEETRLNAYENFNNRVEERKSYLELEMKNRWTNIDPFINQISLKLSEDYSSDQELLKSVSKDIVDMLRTTQTTGVYLILADDMSKESYPALHIRDYDPQTNNYSYSDLYMVVGPSEVAKELKAPLDRTWSYDFMLTDTNRDFFMKPYQIGFGQSDISYDSKLMGYWSEPFKMSEKDLEVMTYSMPIFDSKNSFRGVIGVELTLNYLANMIPSTEIQEKDSLGYMILNREESDRDMEPKVTVGSFQKRLIDKEDGLSLIEKNEQFGLYEVDSYSGKEDIYASVEEFKLYQPNTPFESEHWYIAGFAKEDNLLSHVQYIQKLLWFSFGVALALGTVGGAFFSYRASKPILELSEDFRSRKRDEKLKLRATGLFEVDELAKAMEESNNERIESASRLSRIIDLLDMPIGAFEIKSNSGTVFVTEKLPRILGLDSTDREAFQNKIKEIMEHPEKDEEDVYRIEGMPRKWVKLNTTETETTVIGVAEDVTEEMEEKLEILKERDIDPLTKLLNRKAFKSYMESILDSTDLKATALVMFDLDNLKSVNDTYGHKWGDYYIVEGVNQLKNIADRDKMLLGRRSGDEFVLLLHGFDSKLEVRECMDMFYSRLKDLPLKFPDGAIRSLGISGGLVWIESWPGNYDELLHRADEALYESKSKRKGSWTEDM; encoded by the coding sequence ATGAAAAAAATATTTAGGCACAAGAACTCTCTGCTGTTCAAGCTTACAACTTTTGGTGCTGGGATAGTTGTTATGCAGTCTACGCTGCTTATGGCTGTGCTTATACTTGGAGGAGTTCTAGAGGAGACGAGACTGAATGCCTATGAAAACTTCAACAATAGAGTTGAAGAGAGAAAGTCATATCTAGAGCTGGAGATGAAAAATCGCTGGACAAATATAGACCCTTTTATAAATCAAATATCACTTAAACTCTCAGAAGACTACAGTTCGGATCAAGAGCTGCTCAAAAGTGTATCCAAGGACATTGTAGATATGCTTCGGACTACACAGACTACGGGAGTCTACTTGATTTTGGCAGACGATATGAGCAAAGAAAGCTACCCAGCGCTTCACATCAGGGATTACGATCCTCAGACCAATAACTATTCATATAGCGACCTTTACATGGTAGTGGGGCCTTCAGAAGTGGCGAAGGAGCTTAAAGCCCCCTTGGACAGGACGTGGAGCTATGACTTTATGCTTACCGATACAAACAGGGATTTCTTTATGAAGCCGTACCAGATAGGATTTGGGCAGTCGGATATTTCATACGACTCAAAACTTATGGGGTATTGGAGCGAGCCGTTTAAGATGTCTGAAAAAGACCTGGAGGTCATGACATACAGCATGCCTATATTCGACTCGAAAAACAGCTTCAGAGGCGTCATAGGAGTAGAACTGACGCTTAACTACTTGGCCAATATGATACCTTCGACAGAGATACAGGAAAAAGATTCTCTAGGCTATATGATTCTAAACAGAGAAGAAAGCGACAGAGATATGGAACCAAAAGTTACAGTGGGGTCATTCCAGAAGAGGCTCATAGACAAAGAAGACGGGCTTTCGCTTATCGAAAAGAACGAACAGTTCGGTCTATACGAAGTGGATAGCTACAGTGGCAAAGAAGATATATATGCAAGTGTAGAAGAGTTTAAGCTTTACCAGCCAAACACCCCGTTTGAGTCAGAGCACTGGTATATAGCTGGATTTGCAAAGGAAGACAATCTGCTCTCCCATGTCCAGTATATCCAGAAACTGCTATGGTTTTCATTTGGGGTTGCGCTTGCACTGGGTACAGTAGGCGGAGCTTTTTTCAGCTATAGAGCTTCCAAGCCGATTCTTGAACTGTCGGAAGACTTCCGCTCGAGAAAGAGAGACGAAAAGTTGAAGCTTAGGGCTACAGGACTTTTTGAAGTGGATGAGCTTGCGAAAGCTATGGAGGAGTCGAACAATGAACGCATTGAGTCGGCCTCGAGGCTTTCAAGGATAATAGACCTTCTAGACATGCCTATAGGTGCATTTGAAATCAAGAGCAACTCTGGAACTGTCTTTGTGACCGAGAAGCTTCCGAGAATTCTTGGGCTGGACTCAACAGATAGAGAAGCGTTTCAGAATAAAATAAAAGAGATAATGGAGCACCCTGAAAAAGACGAGGAAGACGTCTACAGGATAGAGGGAATGCCCAGGAAGTGGGTCAAGCTAAATACGACAGAAACAGAGACAACTGTAATAGGCGTGGCTGAAGACGTTACAGAGGAGATGGAGGAGAAGCTGGAGATTCTAAAAGAAAGGGATATAGATCCTCTGACAAAACTGCTCAATAGAAAGGCTTTTAAAAGCTATATGGAAAGTATACTAGACAGTACAGATCTAAAGGCTACAGCGCTTGTTATGTTCGACCTGGACAATTTAAAATCTGTAAACGATACTTACGGACATAAATGGGGAGACTACTATATAGTAGAGGGAGTGAATCAGCTTAAAAATATAGCTGATAGAGACAAGATGCTTCTTGGAAGAAGGTCCGGAGATGAGTTCGTACTCCTCCTACATGGATTCGATAGTAAGCTTGAAGTCAGAGAGTGCATGGATATGTTCTACAGTCGGCTTAAAGACTTGCCACTTAAGTTTCCAGACGGAGCAATCCGTTCACTGGGCATCTCGGGGGGCCTAGTCTGGATTGAAAGCTGGCCAGGGAACTATGATGAATTGCTGCACAGGGCTGATGAGGCGCTGTATGAATCCAAGTCAAAGAGAAAAGGCTCTTGGACAGAGGATATGTAA
- a CDS encoding Fic family protein translates to MKYEKLSKLYYKLDSSYKDEVEKRKCGYGSYLTSLKILGFKKGNVTDDLFELFYVNTHDLMMLHSEVLLNSAKVSSLISQLPPFVVDSYFKKLIVNEAQSSNEIEGVRSTKKELKEALSELEKASPKNKRFVGLMKTYSYIDRIKPFDNVEDFRKLYDELVSDEIESDDTLDGELFRKGYVEINNGNVTTHIGLSSEEKIVEALGSLVHYLSDISHPELYRYMVAHYYYEYIHPFYDGNGRTGRLIVGSYLSRYLEKYSAITFSYAVNKDKSKYYKSLEEIAFPLNRGDMTFYLISVLELLSDGQAGVIEDLELSLIKLERIEAYFKKDIWKDHNNESIMLNLMVSLSVFFKEGATLSLQDLMEISNKSRHIVNKAMDYLVDEGYVEVIRKKPKTYRLCDECLETILGS, encoded by the coding sequence ATGAAATATGAGAAGCTATCCAAGCTATATTACAAATTAGACTCCTCCTATAAAGACGAAGTCGAAAAAAGAAAGTGCGGATATGGAAGCTATCTGACTTCGCTGAAGATTCTGGGTTTTAAGAAAGGAAATGTCACAGATGATTTATTTGAGCTATTCTATGTAAATACTCACGATTTAATGATGCTGCATAGCGAAGTGCTGCTTAACAGCGCCAAGGTCTCATCGCTTATAAGCCAGCTTCCTCCATTTGTAGTGGATTCATATTTTAAAAAGCTAATTGTCAACGAGGCTCAAAGCAGCAATGAAATCGAAGGTGTTAGAAGCACTAAGAAAGAACTGAAAGAAGCGCTTAGTGAGCTGGAAAAAGCTAGCCCTAAAAACAAGAGATTTGTGGGGCTTATGAAGACCTATAGCTATATAGACCGTATAAAGCCGTTTGATAATGTCGAGGACTTCCGAAAGCTATATGATGAATTGGTATCAGATGAAATAGAGTCTGACGATACGCTGGACGGAGAGTTATTCAGGAAAGGATATGTAGAGATAAACAACGGTAATGTCACCACTCATATAGGCTTAAGCTCAGAAGAAAAAATAGTGGAAGCGCTGGGATCACTTGTGCATTACCTAAGCGATATATCTCATCCTGAGCTCTACCGATACATGGTAGCCCACTACTACTATGAGTATATACATCCATTCTATGACGGGAATGGTCGAACTGGGAGACTGATTGTGGGAAGCTATCTGTCTAGATATCTGGAGAAGTATTCAGCTATAACCTTCTCCTATGCTGTGAATAAGGACAAATCAAAATACTATAAATCCCTTGAGGAGATAGCCTTCCCGCTAAACCGTGGCGATATGACCTTCTATCTTATCAGCGTTCTAGAATTGCTCTCAGATGGTCAGGCAGGAGTCATAGAAGACCTTGAACTCAGTCTAATAAAGCTTGAGCGTATAGAAGCCTACTTTAAAAAGGACATCTGGAAGGATCACAACAACGAAAGCATCATGCTGAACTTGATGGTCAGTCTAAGTGTTTTCTTTAAAGAGGGGGCTACTCTGTCACTTCAAGATTTAATGGAGATATCAAATAAATCTAGACATATAGTCAATAAAGCTATGGATTATTTGGTAGATGAAGGTTACGTTGAGGTGATTCGTAAAAAACCTAAAACTTATAGACTTTGCGATGAATGCTTAGAAACTATATTAGGTTCATAA
- a CDS encoding DUF4956 domain-containing protein has translation MEELLSASVADSFTLSSVMTVVISGLVLGLAISLVYMKTYRDGDYSGNFAVTMIMLPAIIAMIILLVGSNIARAFSLAGAFSLIRFRSAPGDPKDIAYVFFTLGVGLACGMGYILYAAIFAAILCLIMVLLGITDYGAHKDSSMKLKITVPENLNYRGVFDETLNKYTAKYVLSQTKTTEFGNLFELTYIVNMKEESDQKNFIDELRCLNGNLSIALTQREFR, from the coding sequence TTGGAAGAACTGCTTTCAGCGTCGGTGGCTGACTCTTTTACGCTTTCAAGCGTGATGACAGTAGTCATATCGGGGCTTGTACTGGGCCTTGCAATAAGCTTGGTCTATATGAAGACATATAGAGATGGGGACTATTCAGGAAATTTTGCCGTCACTATGATAATGTTACCAGCCATAATAGCCATGATAATTCTGCTTGTGGGAAGCAATATAGCCAGGGCATTCAGCCTTGCAGGAGCATTCAGCCTTATAAGGTTTAGGAGCGCACCGGGAGACCCTAAGGATATAGCCTATGTGTTCTTTACACTGGGAGTCGGGCTGGCGTGCGGAATGGGATATATACTTTATGCGGCCATATTCGCCGCGATACTCTGCTTGATTATGGTGCTGCTTGGCATAACAGACTACGGAGCCCATAAAGACAGCTCCATGAAGCTCAAGATAACAGTGCCGGAGAACCTCAACTACAGGGGAGTGTTCGACGAGACATTAAACAAGTATACAGCTAAGTATGTGCTGAGCCAGACAAAGACAACTGAATTTGGAAATCTATTCGAGCTCACCTACATAGTGAATATGAAAGAAGAGTCGGACCAGAAGAATTTCATAGACGAGCTGAGGTGTCTGAATGGAAACCTAAGCATAGCCCTTACGCAGAGGGAATTCAGATAA